GATTACCAGGATCTTTATCCTTGGGGGATTTCTTCTCCAGTTAAAGATCCTTGACCATTTGATTATTGGAAAGGATTCTTATTACAGTTTTGCCGAAGAAGGGTTGATTGAAGAGCTTGAGAGAGAGGTAAGAAAGGTCCTATGAAGATTAAAATAGCCCGAAGGGCAGGTTTTTGCATGGGAGTGAGACGAGCGGTAAATCTCGTTTTAAAAGCCTTAAATTCAGGGCAAACTCCTCTTTATACTTACGGGCCCTTGATTCACAATCCCCAAACCCTTGAATTGCTTTCCAATCTGGGAGTAAGACCCCTCAAAAGTGTATCTGAAGCAGTCCCAGAAGGCTATTGTGTCATAAGGGCCCATGGTGTCCCACCCACTGAAAAGTCAGATTTAGAAAGAAAACATAAAGTTATTGATGGAACTTGCCCAAGGGTGCTAAAAGTTCAGGCCTTAGCCAGCCAGGCGGTTGCCTCTGGAAAAGATGTAGTTATCATCGGAGATAAAGATCATGCTGAGGTAAGGGGGATTCTTGGTTATTGCGGAAACAGGGGATATGTGGTGAGTTCCTTTCAGGACATAGAGACCTTGCCTCCTTTAACAAATTATCTCATTCTCTCTCAGACCACACAGGATGAAGAGGTTTTTGAGGTCCTATCTCAGGAGATACTTTTGCGTTTTCCAGGTGGAGAGGTTATAAATACAATATGTAATGCCACAGAAGTTCGTCAGGAAGAGGTAAAAAGGCTTTGTAAGGAATGTTCAGCCATTGTTGTAATAGGGGGAAAATTTAGTGCTAATACTAATAGGTTGGCTCAGATTGCTGAAGCAGAAGGTAAAAAGGTCTTTCTTGTTGAAAGGGCTGAGGAGCTACCAGTTGATGAATTGAAGAAGTTTTCAGTGGTAGGGATTACAGCTGGAGCCTCAACCCCTAACTGGCTTATTAACGAAGTGGTTGATTATTTAAAAGGTGCAGGAAATCCCTTGTATTTACTCTTTAGATCCTTTATTCTCCTTAATCTCCACGAGGTTTTAAGTTTCTTTTTATTATTGCTTGGTCTTCTTTTAATCCAACCAGCCTCTATCCCAAAGATAGAATTTCTCCTCCTTTTTACCCTCTGTTTTCAATTCTTTAGGAAAAATCTCACAGATTTTCTTCAAAAAGAGACCTTTTCCTCCTATTATCCACTAAAAGAAAGTTTTATTACTCAAAATCAAGGTAAAATCTTTTTTCTTCTTGGAATTACTCTTATAGGTGCTCTTCTATCTGCCTTTTTGTATCATCCCCGCCTGATCTCTTTGATTATAATTTTTACCCTTTTAAATCTTCTATTGCTCAAGTCCTCTTTTTTAGCCTTTCTGGACCTTCTTTTTTATATCAGTCTTCTCTCTTATCTTTATCCTTACTGGAATGAACTTTTTCTATGGGTGAGTTTGCATGTTTTACCCTCACTCTTTTTTATTCAGCTTTATAAGGAACTTCTCTATCTCCAGAGTGATGGATTTCTCCCCAGGAATTTCATAATTTTATCTTTCCTGAGAAAGGGAGAGACCTTTTGGTATAAAGTTTTAAAATTACTTCTTCTTTTCCTTTTTTTGCCCTTTTTTATTATCCTTTACAAGTTTAAGCTTTATGCCTTTTTATTCTATTTCTTGCTTCTTCCCTTATATATGGCAATGATATATCTTTTGAAAAAGAGACCCTTAGGACAGATTATCTATCTTGAAAGTTTAGGTCTTTTACCACCCCTTGTTTTTGTCCTTCTATCCTTCTTAATCTCAAAATTAATCTGGTAAATGCATAAAGAATTTACCTCTAAGGATTATTATTTTATGGAGCTTGCTCTTAAACAGGCAGAGCTTGCTTTTGAAGAGGATGAAGTGCCAGTTGGAGCGGTTCTTGTATCCCCGGAAGGTGAGGTTATTGCGGAAAAGAGAAATCAAATGCTCAGGCTTTGTGATCCCACAGCCCATGCAGAAATTCTTGCTTTAAGGGAGGGGGCTAAAAAATTAGGAAATTATAGACTCCTTGGATGCAAGCTCTATGTAACTCTTGAGCCCTGTGCCATGTGTGCCTATGCCATGGTCCTTGCACGAATTGAGGAGCTCATTTATGCTACTTCTGATCCTAAAACCGGGGCTTGTGGAAGTCTTTATAATCTCTTACAGGATTCAAGGCTAAATCATCAGGTAATGATCAGGAAAAATTTATGTGCAGATAAGTCTCAGGCTATCTTAAAGAAATTTTTTCAACAAAAAAGATAGATTTCTTTAAGCATTAAACTTATCCATTTTCTTAGAAAATAGTTAGGAAAAGAAGGCTAATGCATAAGTTCAGATCATTAAAAGAGAAAGGAAGGGTGGTAAAAGGGGAAAAAGGGGAGAGGGTGAGAAATGGAAAGAGCTGGAAGAAAAGATTCTCATTAAGTCTCAAAAGATATGGATGCCTATACAGAGACCTTGATTTTATGCTAAACATAAATAAAATAAATTTTGGGGTGATTCAATTATGGAGCTTAAAAAACTTATTAAGATTAGTGATTACGAATGGGAAATTCCTCAGACCGGGGAGATGAAGGT
This window of the Caldimicrobium thiodismutans genome carries:
- the ispH gene encoding 4-hydroxy-3-methylbut-2-enyl diphosphate reductase; translation: MKIKIARRAGFCMGVRRAVNLVLKALNSGQTPLYTYGPLIHNPQTLELLSNLGVRPLKSVSEAVPEGYCVIRAHGVPPTEKSDLERKHKVIDGTCPRVLKVQALASQAVASGKDVVIIGDKDHAEVRGILGYCGNRGYVVSSFQDIETLPPLTNYLILSQTTQDEEVFEVLSQEILLRFPGGEVINTICNATEVRQEEVKRLCKECSAIVVIGGKFSANTNRLAQIAEAEGKKVFLVERAEELPVDELKKFSVVGITAGASTPNWLINEVVDYLKGAGNPLYLLFRSFILLNLHEVLSFFLLLLGLLLIQPASIPKIEFLLLFTLCFQFFRKNLTDFLQKETFSSYYPLKESFITQNQGKIFFLLGITLIGALLSAFLYHPRLISLIIIFTLLNLLLLKSSFLAFLDLLFYISLLSYLYPYWNELFLWVSLHVLPSLFFIQLYKELLYLQSDGFLPRNFIILSFLRKGETFWYKVLKLLLLFLFLPFFIILYKFKLYAFLFYFLLLPLYMAMIYLLKKRPLGQIIYLESLGLLPPLVFVLLSFLISKLIW
- the tadA gene encoding tRNA adenosine(34) deaminase TadA; this encodes MHKEFTSKDYYFMELALKQAELAFEEDEVPVGAVLVSPEGEVIAEKRNQMLRLCDPTAHAEILALREGAKKLGNYRLLGCKLYVTLEPCAMCAYAMVLARIEELIYATSDPKTGACGSLYNLLQDSRLNHQVMIRKNLCADKSQAILKKFFQQKR